From a single Bacillus sp. NEB1478 genomic region:
- a CDS encoding DNA translocase FtsK, producing MAKNKKKKAKNKGRWKEQITFEIAGLSLLALASLGLAKMGNVGMAFVHLLRFFSGEWYGVLLLACIVLSFYLIWKRSWPRLISKRLAGVYILFFSFLVLSHLTLFEHLTNGGAWKDASVIRNTWDLYWLQLQGSTSTNDLGGGMIGSIGFALFYFLFGSAGTKLVIFFLIIGSLLLITGKSLSVFLERFVEGTNGLSEKLKEGYKEKKKAVKEERIKKVKEKSNEASLPEDDDTEEILISEDPVIEDFTKRLQQTESGIQLKFASQGFHDAVQAEKKSKDQGEEQEAPPSPLPANFGDGVIQNEHYKLPTMNHLRIPKSNGQHKDKQYAASKSNAKKLEKTFESFGVKAKVLKVHLGPAVTKYEVYPDVGVKVSKIVNLTDDLALALAAKDIRIEAPIPGKSAVGIEVPNQEISMVTLREVLEAPQFSGNQSPLAIGLGRDISGEPIIADLSKMPHLLVAGATGSGKSVCVNGIITSILMRAKPHEVKMMMIDPKMVELNMYNGIPHLLAPVVTEPKKAAQALKRVVSEMERRYELFSHSGTRNIEGYNESIRKQNGRSDAKQPFLPYIVVIVDELADLMMVASGDVEDAITRLAQMARAAGIHLIIATQRPSVDVITGVIKANIPSRIAFSVSSQTDSRTILDMGGAEKLLGRGDMLFFPSGAPKPVRVQGAFLSDEEVETIVEHCVSQQKAQYQKEMIPTEEAEQPVMESEDELFSDAVKLVVDMQTASVSMLQRRFRIGYSRAARLIDSMESKGIVGPYEGSKPREVLISSVPEEKEASSS from the coding sequence GTGGCAAAAAACAAAAAGAAAAAAGCAAAAAATAAAGGTAGATGGAAAGAACAGATCACCTTTGAAATTGCAGGGCTTTCGCTTTTAGCATTAGCTTCTTTAGGGCTTGCTAAAATGGGGAACGTAGGAATGGCGTTTGTTCATCTGCTGCGTTTTTTTAGCGGTGAATGGTACGGCGTTTTATTATTGGCATGTATTGTATTATCCTTTTATTTAATTTGGAAAAGAAGCTGGCCTCGTTTAATTTCTAAAAGGCTTGCTGGAGTATACATCCTATTTTTCTCATTCTTGGTATTAAGTCATTTAACACTGTTTGAGCATCTGACAAATGGCGGTGCTTGGAAAGATGCATCTGTTATAAGGAACACCTGGGATCTTTATTGGCTGCAGCTTCAAGGATCGACATCCACGAATGATTTAGGCGGCGGGATGATCGGATCAATTGGCTTTGCACTTTTTTACTTTTTATTTGGTTCTGCCGGTACAAAACTCGTTATTTTTTTCTTGATCATTGGAAGCTTATTATTGATTACTGGAAAGTCATTGTCTGTCTTTTTAGAGAGGTTTGTTGAAGGTACAAACGGGTTATCTGAAAAGCTGAAAGAGGGTTATAAAGAAAAGAAAAAAGCTGTTAAAGAAGAACGGATTAAAAAGGTCAAAGAAAAGTCAAACGAAGCATCATTACCAGAAGATGATGATACCGAAGAAATTTTAATTTCAGAAGATCCTGTCATTGAAGATTTTACGAAAAGGCTTCAGCAAACGGAAAGTGGAATTCAGTTGAAGTTTGCATCTCAAGGTTTTCATGATGCTGTACAAGCTGAAAAGAAATCAAAGGATCAAGGTGAAGAACAAGAAGCACCACCATCACCACTGCCAGCAAATTTTGGAGATGGAGTAATTCAGAATGAACATTATAAACTTCCGACCATGAATCACCTTCGGATTCCAAAAAGCAACGGTCAGCACAAAGATAAACAATATGCAGCGAGTAAAAGCAATGCTAAAAAACTTGAGAAAACCTTTGAAAGTTTCGGAGTGAAAGCGAAGGTGCTGAAAGTTCATTTAGGACCTGCTGTTACAAAGTACGAAGTGTACCCGGATGTTGGAGTTAAAGTAAGCAAAATCGTTAATTTAACAGATGATCTTGCACTTGCATTGGCTGCGAAAGATATTCGAATAGAAGCTCCTATCCCAGGGAAATCAGCAGTAGGTATTGAAGTGCCTAATCAGGAAATATCAATGGTAACGTTGCGGGAAGTTTTAGAAGCACCTCAATTCTCAGGTAATCAATCGCCTCTCGCAATTGGGTTAGGAAGAGATATTTCAGGTGAACCTATCATTGCAGATCTTTCTAAAATGCCGCATTTGCTTGTCGCTGGGGCAACAGGCAGCGGTAAGAGTGTATGTGTAAATGGAATAATTACAAGTATCCTAATGCGAGCAAAACCGCATGAAGTGAAAATGATGATGATTGACCCTAAGATGGTAGAGTTAAATATGTACAATGGGATTCCGCATTTACTAGCACCCGTTGTAACAGAGCCTAAAAAAGCAGCCCAGGCGCTAAAAAGAGTAGTATCAGAAATGGAGAGAAGATATGAACTATTCTCTCACAGCGGTACAAGAAATATAGAGGGATATAACGAATCCATTAGAAAGCAAAATGGAAGAAGTGATGCTAAGCAGCCATTTTTGCCATATATCGTGGTCATCGTTGATGAACTTGCAGATTTAATGATGGTTGCCTCAGGAGACGTTGAAGATGCTATTACGCGTTTGGCACAGATGGCACGGGCGGCAGGAATTCATTTAATAATTGCAACTCAGCGTCCTTCTGTAGATGTTATAACAGGCGTAATTAAAGCCAACATTCCTTCAAGGATTGCATTTAGTGTATCCTCTCAAACGGATTCCAGAACGATTTTGGATATGGGAGGTGCCGAAAAATTATTAGGACGAGGAGACATGTTATTCTTCCCATCTGGTGCTCCGAAACCTGTCAGAGTTCAAGGTGCTTTTCTTTCTGATGAAGAAGTTGAAACCATTGTTGAGCATTGTGTAAGTCAGCAAAAAGCGCAATATCAAAAAGAAATGATTCCTACCGAAGAAGCAGAACAACCTGTCATGGAGTCTGAAGATGAACTATTTTCAGATGCTGTTAAACTCGTGGTTGATATGCAAACAGCTTCAGTATCTATGCTTCAAAGAAGATTTAGAATCGGCTACTCTAGGGCAGCTAGATTGATTGATTCAATGGAGTCAAAAGGGATCGTCGGACCGTATGAAGGAAGTAAACCTCGAGAAGTATTGATATCGTCAGTTCCAGAAGAAAAAGAAGCATCGAGTTCATGA
- a CDS encoding YlzJ-like family protein: MTWYTMQPYHLMFPEEGKDMNAQNVILYNTIPVLVERTGDETKIIQVMSTDPFHYLREDCQPGMTLRNL, from the coding sequence ATGACTTGGTATACGATGCAGCCTTATCATTTGATGTTTCCTGAAGAAGGAAAAGACATGAATGCGCAGAATGTAATACTCTATAATACCATTCCGGTACTTGTTGAAAGAACGGGTGATGAAACAAAGATCATTCAGGTTATGAGCACAGATCCTTTTCACTATTTGCGTGAGGATTGTCAGCCAGGAATGACGCTGCGAAACTTGTAA
- a CDS encoding ATP-dependent Clp protease proteolytic subunit, giving the protein MDQTPETETPSHPEAPPKKQDENSSGLIQKIQSLGQTNVPQLEGSSIHCLTIVGQIEGHMQLPPNNKATKYEHLIPQLVAIEQNPKIEGLLVILNTVGGDVEAGLAISEMIASLSKPSVSLVLGGGHSIGVPIAVSAHYSFIVPTATMTIHPVRLTGLVIGVPQTFEYLDKMQERVISFVTSHSEISEERFKELMFSKGNLTRDIGTNVIGTDAVKDGLINEVGGVGQALKKLNELIEEQNNNENKGLKQ; this is encoded by the coding sequence ATGGATCAGACACCTGAAACTGAAACACCATCACACCCGGAAGCACCGCCAAAAAAACAAGACGAAAACAGCTCCGGGCTAATACAGAAAATACAGTCTTTAGGACAAACAAATGTACCGCAATTGGAAGGGTCTAGCATACACTGTTTGACAATCGTCGGACAAATTGAAGGTCATATGCAGCTCCCGCCAAACAATAAAGCTACTAAATATGAACATCTTATCCCTCAATTGGTTGCAATTGAGCAAAATCCTAAAATTGAAGGACTTCTAGTAATTCTAAATACGGTAGGAGGAGATGTTGAAGCAGGGTTGGCAATTTCTGAGATGATTGCATCATTATCGAAACCGAGTGTGTCACTCGTTCTTGGAGGCGGTCATTCAATTGGAGTTCCGATTGCTGTTAGCGCACATTATTCATTTATTGTTCCTACAGCGACTATGACGATTCACCCAGTACGTTTAACAGGTCTCGTAATCGGTGTTCCACAAACATTTGAGTACCTGGATAAAATGCAGGAACGAGTTATTTCATTCGTTACAAGCCATTCAGAAATTAGTGAAGAACGTTTTAAAGAGCTAATGTTTTCAAAAGGAAATTTAACGAGAGACATTGGAACTAACGTTATTGGAACAGATGCCGTAAAAGATGGTCTAATAAATGAGGTTGGTGGCGTAGGGCAAGCGTTAAAGAAATTAAATGAGCTTATCGAAGAACAAAATAATAATGAAAATAAAGGTCTGAAACAATGA